In Corylus avellana chromosome ca2, CavTom2PMs-1.0, the following proteins share a genomic window:
- the LOC132171541 gene encoding probable WRKY transcription factor 65 isoform X2 yields MDSRFINSQRPFTGTDQQEENDGNPENGAESLPSSIFNDMKINSVSSPRKRRAIQKRVVSVPIKDVEGSRLKGESNTPPSDSWAWRKYGQKPIKGSPYPRGYYRCSSSKGCPARKQVERSRVDPTMLVVTYSCEHNHPWPASRNHHNNHNQSTTPKPEKPEPVTDKLLDQETTSSTVLADLGDESLMLSDEFGWFSDMETTSSTVLESPIFADSSVGVDADVAMFFPMREEDESLYADLGELPECSVVFRGVGPGVEIY; encoded by the exons ATGGACAGTCGGTTCATCAACAGCCAACGACCCTTTACGGGTACTGATCAGCAAGAAGAGAATGATGGCAACCCAGAAAACGGCGCTGAATCGCTGCCGTCTTCCATCTTCAACGACATGAAGATCAACTCCGTTTCGTCCCCGAGAAAAAG GCGCGCGATACAGAAAAGAGTGGTGTCAGTGCCAATCAAGGACGTGGAAGGGTCCCGCCTCAAGGGGGAGAGCAATACTCCACCGTCGGATTCGTGGGCGTGGCGGAAGTACGGTCAGAAACCCATCAAAGGATCTCCGTATCCCAG GGGTTACTATCGCTGCAGTAGCTCCAAGGGCTGCCCGGCGAGGAAACAAGTAGAGAGGAGCCGTGTGGACCCCACAATGCTAGTGGTCACCTACTCGTGCGAGCACAACCATCCCTGGCCGGCTTCTAGAAACCACCACAACAACCATAACCAATCGACGACGCCCAAACCCGAGAAGCCCGAACCGGTTACGGACAAGCTGCTCGACCAGGAAACGACGTCGTCGACGGTGCTCGCGGATCTGGGCGACGAGTCGTTGATGTTGAGCGACGAGTTCGGGTGGTTCAGCGACATGGAAACTACGTCGTCCACGGTGCTGGAGAGCCCGATTTTCGCGGACAGCAGCGTGGGGGTCGACGCTGACGTGGCGATGTTCTTCCCGATGAGGGAGGAGGACGAGTCCTTGTACGCCGATCTGGGCGAGTTGCCGGAGTGCTCCGTTGTGTTCCGAGGCGTGGGACCAGGAGTCGAGATCTACTGA
- the LOC132171541 gene encoding probable WRKY transcription factor 65 isoform X1, whose protein sequence is MDSRFINSQRPFTGTDQQEENDGNPENGAESLPSSIFNDMKINSVSSPRKSRRAIQKRVVSVPIKDVEGSRLKGESNTPPSDSWAWRKYGQKPIKGSPYPRGYYRCSSSKGCPARKQVERSRVDPTMLVVTYSCEHNHPWPASRNHHNNHNQSTTPKPEKPEPVTDKLLDQETTSSTVLADLGDESLMLSDEFGWFSDMETTSSTVLESPIFADSSVGVDADVAMFFPMREEDESLYADLGELPECSVVFRGVGPGVEIY, encoded by the exons ATGGACAGTCGGTTCATCAACAGCCAACGACCCTTTACGGGTACTGATCAGCAAGAAGAGAATGATGGCAACCCAGAAAACGGCGCTGAATCGCTGCCGTCTTCCATCTTCAACGACATGAAGATCAACTCCGTTTCGTCCCCGAGAAAAAG TAGGCGCGCGATACAGAAAAGAGTGGTGTCAGTGCCAATCAAGGACGTGGAAGGGTCCCGCCTCAAGGGGGAGAGCAATACTCCACCGTCGGATTCGTGGGCGTGGCGGAAGTACGGTCAGAAACCCATCAAAGGATCTCCGTATCCCAG GGGTTACTATCGCTGCAGTAGCTCCAAGGGCTGCCCGGCGAGGAAACAAGTAGAGAGGAGCCGTGTGGACCCCACAATGCTAGTGGTCACCTACTCGTGCGAGCACAACCATCCCTGGCCGGCTTCTAGAAACCACCACAACAACCATAACCAATCGACGACGCCCAAACCCGAGAAGCCCGAACCGGTTACGGACAAGCTGCTCGACCAGGAAACGACGTCGTCGACGGTGCTCGCGGATCTGGGCGACGAGTCGTTGATGTTGAGCGACGAGTTCGGGTGGTTCAGCGACATGGAAACTACGTCGTCCACGGTGCTGGAGAGCCCGATTTTCGCGGACAGCAGCGTGGGGGTCGACGCTGACGTGGCGATGTTCTTCCCGATGAGGGAGGAGGACGAGTCCTTGTACGCCGATCTGGGCGAGTTGCCGGAGTGCTCCGTTGTGTTCCGAGGCGTGGGACCAGGAGTCGAGATCTACTGA